TGCTGAACAGCACCGGGACAGGTTTCGACTACATTGTGGAGGCTTCGTTCAAGTTGGATTCATCTACGGAGGCAGCCGCGAAAAAAGCGGGTTTTGAGGCTGATATGGCCGCTGCGGGATGGTTCCTGCCCGTGGATCAGCTGAAGACGCAGCTCATACTGGAACGATATTAAGCGCTAAGGTGCAGGCCCCTTGTCCGGTTCTTCGGACAAGGGGCTTGTTGCGCCTCAAGAAATATCAAGGCCATTGTCAGCAGAATGAAACCAGGATCCTTGCATAGAGTTTGCAGAGCAGTTATAGTTCAAACTCCTGCTTACCGCGTTGTTCAAGATCTCGGGCGGTTTGACTTTGTTCAACGTTGTTTTGGTCCTTAAAGGTTCCCATTGCCCAATCATAAACCGGGTTTGTCACACCGAACCAGTAATTTTCATTTTTAAAATGATGCCATAAATGAATTTTCTTCATCCAACGTCCCCACGGAGAAATTGGCTTTACTGGACGATGGGCTATATAATGCTTCCACTCATAAAACAATAAAAAAATCATAACACCGGCGATAAAAGCATTCGTGATTACGAGATTTGAAGACATGAAGTAGGCAGCCACTCCGGCGATCGCCATGTTCGGCAACGAGTACCATAAAGGCAGAAATAATAAATTCAAATCATTAGGACTTGAATGATGATCGTAATGTAAGCGTTTAATTAACTTTAAGAAAAATGCATTTTTTGGTGTCTTAATATGAAAGAGAAATCTGTGGGTCAAGTATTCAATGATTGAATAGGAAATCATCCCTATTACGAATGCGATGCAGGTCCCTACAGATGTTAGATTAGGAATCATAAATCCAAAACTAATGAAGAAGAGACCACTCATGATGAATATGTCAGGGAAGAAGAAAAATTCTTTAACATACTTGGTTTTCATTCATACCGCCTCCATTCTTCATAATTCTTGTCTATTTCTCCACAGGGACAAACTTTTCTCCAGCGTTTTCCAGACAATTCTCTCGGTTTCGGTGGTAGCTCCCAATCCAATGCTGCATAAAGATGCGCATCATCCTTAAAATGTTCTAAATGGGCAAGGAGGAAAGATATTCATCAGCGAAGTCAGATTTCCCTTGCTCATCCCTCCCATAATACGAATATGCATAGAAATCTGGCGGTATTACAAAATTACTAATTGTGGTAATACTACAATTATATAACAATCCAAATTGTTTAAAATCA
Above is a window of Paenibacillus uliginis N3/975 DNA encoding:
- a CDS encoding sterol desaturase family protein, giving the protein MKTKYVKEFFFFPDIFIMSGLFFISFGFMIPNLTSVGTCIAFVIGMISYSIIEYLTHRFLFHIKTPKNAFFLKLIKRLHYDHHSSPNDLNLLFLPLWYSLPNMAIAGVAAYFMSSNLVITNAFIAGVMIFLLFYEWKHYIAHRPVKPISPWGRWMKKIHLWHHFKNENYWFGVTNPVYDWAMGTFKDQNNVEQSQTARDLEQRGKQEFEL